Proteins from a genomic interval of Gadus morhua chromosome 21, gadMor3.0, whole genome shotgun sequence:
- the ttbk2b gene encoding tau-tubulin kinase 2b isoform X2 yields the protein MSGAGEQADILSVADVVRERWRVVKKIGGGGFGEIYEVLDQLSQVNVALKVESAQQPKQVLKMEVAVLKKLQGKDHVCRFVGCGRNDRFNYVVMELQGRNLADLRRTMTQGIFSVSTTLRLGRQILAAIESIHLVGFLHRDIKPSNFAMGRLASTCRCCYMLDFGLARQFTNSNQEVRPPRPVAGFRGTVRYASVNAHKNKEMGRHDDLWSLFYMLVEFMVGQLPWRKVKDKEQVGNLKETYDHHLMLKHLPSEFSIFLEHVLTLDYFTKPDYQLLMSVFENAMKSHNVLENDPYDWEKCDSNSLLTTASTANTVQLTRLTPAYMGMANASMLPGEHQKENTEDVLQGERLSDADNCPPIPAHHHPPQGGDVWEEMDRNRNHKHSQPAIRKVVSEDEHSQNQGNQSPNTGSVQSSPRRVRSETMFLDRAAPLLRRMRHSQSLAFEKRLAPEPKPTIERFLEAYLGKARPVLSQLGERSGPAEGPADRTGPCDEEHTGAATPDPDEGAASGGFVAVSPMPPPQSGSQEWVMLEMESGSGSASAGAKPALEPLPLGDKTPASPSADPGDGPPPSAPSSPVLSHMSMPGSWLMGHRRLAGMTGMLVQIPSVMNMGRSLDQSSSCGPQSPAQDRSDAIPLEAPSSKLDEPSEEVLKDRERLAPAAKGPCAQLTNERDPESDSGLPDRSSEPNQQLQADAGGCGALESTAVTVSASPPPPARPRRDSSSTSPRQSRIPVRDPASPTLDSPGRAGPPPTAAAELRRCHRWSSPVHGSPTHSPSPSLSCDNLPGALPRDRPPSERGSRCDWQGEDPLSLSSSSGSRSKIPRPVCTSVLPDPLAKGFLPRPPPGKPPARPSVDSRYELNRRRRFRVRASSTSDADFLASLTQLMQDRGGVLFSPPPYPRNAATLQRSLSSSPSRLDPRDGSPFLARSRSPSGFPGSPPPAAQPAHAQAHRAAGQCSRQRALSHEGKGCAKASR from the exons ATGAGTGGGGCTGGGGAGCAGGCGGACATCCTGTCAGTGGCAGACGTAGTGAGGGAAAGATGGAGAGTG GTGAAAAAGATAGGGGGAGGCGGATTTGGCGAGATCTACGAGGTCTTGGATCAGTTAAGCCAGGTCAATGTGGCGTTGAAGGTGGAGTCCGCCCAGCAACCCAAACAGGTTCTAAAGATGGAGGTGGCGGTGCTGAAAAAGCTGCAGG GTAAAGACCACGTGTGCCGCTTTGTGGGATGTGGCCGAAATGATCGCTTCAACTACGTGGTCATGGAACTCCAG GGGAGGAATCTGGCCGACCTGCGCAGAACCATGACCCAGGGGatcttctctgtctccaccACGCTGAGGCTGGGCAGACAGATCCTGGCGGCCATCGAGAGCATCCACCTGGTGGGCTTCCTGCACCGCGACATCAAGCCG TCTAACTTTGCAATGGGGCGGCTGGCGAGCACGTGCCGATGCTGCTACATGCTAGACTTTGGCCTGGCTCGGCAGTTCACCAACTCCAACCAAGAAGTCCGCCCC CCTCGTCCTGTGGCAGGGTTCCGCGGTACGGTGCGATATGCCTCCGTCAACGCCCATAAAAACAAG GAAATGGGTCGTCATGACGACCTCTGGTCCCTGTTCTACATGCTGGTGGAGTTCATGGTGGGCCAGCTGCCCTGGAGAAAGGTCAAAGACAAA GAACAAGTGGGGAACCTCAAAGAGACGTACGACCATCACCTCATGCTCAAACACCTCCCCTCAGAGTTCAGTATCTTCCTGGAGCACGTCTTGACCCTGGACTACTTCACTAAGCCAGACTACCAG CTCCTGATGTCGGTGTTCGAGAACGCCATGAAGAGCCACAACGTGCTGGAGAATGACCCGTACGACTGGGAGAAGTGTGACTCCAACAGCCTGCTGACCACGGCATCAACGGCCAACACCGTCCAGCTGACCCGCCTCACGCCCGCCTACATGGG CATGGCCAACGCGTCCATGTTGCCGGGCGAGCATCAGAAGGAGAACACGGAGGACGTTCTGCAGGGCGAGCGGCTCAGTGACGCCGACAActgcccccccatccccgcgcaccaccaccccccccagggGGGCGACGTCTGGGAGGAGATGGACCGCAACCGGAACCACAAGCACTCCCAGCCAGCCATCCGCAAG GTGGTGAGCGAGGACGAGCACAGTCAGAACCAGGGCAACCAGAGCCCCAACACGGGCTCTGTgcagagctccccgcgccgcgTGCGCTCGGAGACCATGTTCCTGGACCGGGCCGCGCCGCTGCTGCGGAGGATGAGGCACAGCCAGAGCCTGGCCTTCGAGAAGAGGCTGGCCCCGGAGCCCAAGCCCACCATCGAGCGCTTCCTCGAGGCCTA CCTGGGTAAAGCGCGGCCGGTCCTGTCCCAGCTCGGGGAGAGGTCAGGCCCTGCCGAGGGGCCGGCCGATCGCACGGGGCCCTGCGACGAGGAGCACACGGGTGCGGCCACGCCGGACCCGGACGAGGGCGCGGCCAGCGGGGGGTTTGTGGCCGTCAGCCCAATGCCCCCCCCGCAGTCCGGCTCCCAGGAGTGGGTGATGCTGGAGATGGAGTCCGGCAGCGGCTCCGCCTCGGCGGGGGCCAAGCCTGCGTtggagcccctccccctcggGGACAAGACCCCTGCCTCGCCATCGGCGGACCCTGGCGACGGACCGCCTCCCTCGGCCCCCAGCAGCCCCGTTCTGTCGCACATGAGCATGCCTGGCTCGTGGCTGATGGGCCACCGGAGGCTGGCGGGCATGACCGGCATGCTGGTGCAAATCCCCTCCGTCATGAATATGGGCCGGTCGCTGGACCAG TCCTCCAGCTGTGGGCCACAGTCTCCCGCGCAGGACCGAAGCGACGCCATCCCCCTGGAGGCGCCCTCTAGCAAGCTGGACGAGCCCTCAGAGGAGGTCCTCAAGGACCGAGAGCGGCTGGCCCCGGCCGCCAAGGGCCCCTGCGCCCAGCTGACCAACGAGCGCGACCCGGAGAGCGACTCGGGCCTGCCCGACCGCTCCTCGGAGCCCAACCAGCAGCTCCAGGCGGACGCGGGCGGCTGCGGGGCGCTGGAGAGCACCGCCGTCACGGTGTCGGcgtccccgccgccgccggcgcgCCCCCGGAGGGACTCGTCCTCCACCTCGCCGCGGCAGAGCCGGATCCCCGTGCGGGACCCCGCCTCCCCGACCCTGGACTCCCCCGGCCGAGCGGGGCCCCCCCCCACGGCGGCGGCCGAGCTGCGGCGCTGCCACCGCTGGAGCAGCCCCGTGCACGGCTCGCCCACGCACTCGCCCTCGCCGTCGCTGTCCTGCGACAACCTGCCCGGCGCCCTGCCGCGGGACCGGCCGCCGTCGGAGCGGGGCTCGCGCTGCGACTGGCAGGGGGAGGACCCCCTGTCGCTGTCGTCGTCCTCGGGCAGCAGGAGCAAGATCCCGCGGCCCGTGTGCACCTCGGTGCTGCCCGACCCGCTGGCCAAGGGCTTCCTGCCGCGGCCGCCGCCGGGGAAGCCGCCGGCCCGGCCCTCGGTCGACAGCAGGTATGAGCTGAATAG ACGCAGGCGGTTCCGTGTGCGGGCCAGCAGCACCAGCGACGCCGACTTCCTGGCCAGCCTGACCCAGCTCATGCAGGACCGCGGCGGGGTGCTCTTCAGCCCGCCGCCGTACCCCCGCAACGCCGCCACCCTGCAGCgctccctcagctcctccccttctcgCCTGGACCCCCGGGACGGGAGCCCCTTCCTGGCCCGCAGCCGGTCCCCGTCGGGGTTCCCGGGGTCGCCCCCTCCCGCTGCGCAGCCCGCCCACGCGCAGGCTCACCGGGCGGCGGGCCAGTGCTCCAGGCAACGGGCCCTGAGCCACGAGGGTAAGGGCTGCGCCAAGGCAAGCCGGTGA
- the ttbk2b gene encoding tau-tubulin kinase 2b isoform X3, which produces MSGAGEQADILSVADVVRERWRVVKKIGGGGFGEIYEVLDQLSQVNVALKVESAQQPKQVLKMEVAVLKKLQGKDHVCRFVGCGRNDRFNYVVMELQGRNLADLRRTMTQGIFSVSTTLRLGRQILAAIESIHLVGFLHRDIKPSNFAMGRLASTCRCCYMLDFGLARQFTNSNQEVRPPRPVAGFRGTVRYASVNAHKNKEMGRHDDLWSLFYMLVEFMVGQLPWRKVKDKEQVGNLKETYDHHLMLKHLPSEFSIFLEHVLTLDYFTKPDYQLLMSVFENAMKSHNVLENDPYDWEKCDSNSLLTTASTANTVQLTRLTPAYMGMANASMLPGEHQKENTEDVLQGERLSDADNCPPIPAHHHPPQGGDVWEEMDRNRNHKHSQPAIRKVVSEDEHSQNQGNQSPNTGSVQSSPRRVRSETMFLDRAAPLLRRMRHSQSLAFEKRLAPEPKPTIERFLEAYLGKARPVLSQLGERSGPAEGPADRTGPCDEEHTGAATPDPDEGAASGGFVAVSPMPPPQSGSQEWVMLEMESGSGSASAGAKPALEPLPLGDKTPASPSADPGDGPPPSAPSSPVLSHMSMPGSWLMGHRRLAGMTGMLVQIPSVMNMGRSLDQSSSCGPQSPAQDRSDAIPLEAPSSKLDEPSEEVLKDRERLAPAAKGPCAQLTNERDPESDSGLPDRSSEPNQQLQADAGGCGALESTAVTVSASPPPPARPRRDSSSTSPRQSRIPVRDPASPTLDSPGRAGPPPTAAAELRRCHRWSSPVHGSPTHSPSPSLSCDNLPGALPRDRPPSERGSRCDWQGEDPLSLSSSSGSRSKIPRPVCTSVLPDPLAKGFLPRPPPGKPPARPSVDSRRRRFRVRASSTSDADFLASLTQLMQDRGGVLFSPPPYPRNAATLQRSLSSSPSRLDPRDGSPFLARSRSPSGFPGSPPPAAQPAHAQAHRAAGQCSRQRALSHEGKGCAKASR; this is translated from the exons ATGAGTGGGGCTGGGGAGCAGGCGGACATCCTGTCAGTGGCAGACGTAGTGAGGGAAAGATGGAGAGTG GTGAAAAAGATAGGGGGAGGCGGATTTGGCGAGATCTACGAGGTCTTGGATCAGTTAAGCCAGGTCAATGTGGCGTTGAAGGTGGAGTCCGCCCAGCAACCCAAACAGGTTCTAAAGATGGAGGTGGCGGTGCTGAAAAAGCTGCAGG GTAAAGACCACGTGTGCCGCTTTGTGGGATGTGGCCGAAATGATCGCTTCAACTACGTGGTCATGGAACTCCAG GGGAGGAATCTGGCCGACCTGCGCAGAACCATGACCCAGGGGatcttctctgtctccaccACGCTGAGGCTGGGCAGACAGATCCTGGCGGCCATCGAGAGCATCCACCTGGTGGGCTTCCTGCACCGCGACATCAAGCCG TCTAACTTTGCAATGGGGCGGCTGGCGAGCACGTGCCGATGCTGCTACATGCTAGACTTTGGCCTGGCTCGGCAGTTCACCAACTCCAACCAAGAAGTCCGCCCC CCTCGTCCTGTGGCAGGGTTCCGCGGTACGGTGCGATATGCCTCCGTCAACGCCCATAAAAACAAG GAAATGGGTCGTCATGACGACCTCTGGTCCCTGTTCTACATGCTGGTGGAGTTCATGGTGGGCCAGCTGCCCTGGAGAAAGGTCAAAGACAAA GAACAAGTGGGGAACCTCAAAGAGACGTACGACCATCACCTCATGCTCAAACACCTCCCCTCAGAGTTCAGTATCTTCCTGGAGCACGTCTTGACCCTGGACTACTTCACTAAGCCAGACTACCAG CTCCTGATGTCGGTGTTCGAGAACGCCATGAAGAGCCACAACGTGCTGGAGAATGACCCGTACGACTGGGAGAAGTGTGACTCCAACAGCCTGCTGACCACGGCATCAACGGCCAACACCGTCCAGCTGACCCGCCTCACGCCCGCCTACATGGG CATGGCCAACGCGTCCATGTTGCCGGGCGAGCATCAGAAGGAGAACACGGAGGACGTTCTGCAGGGCGAGCGGCTCAGTGACGCCGACAActgcccccccatccccgcgcaccaccaccccccccagggGGGCGACGTCTGGGAGGAGATGGACCGCAACCGGAACCACAAGCACTCCCAGCCAGCCATCCGCAAG GTGGTGAGCGAGGACGAGCACAGTCAGAACCAGGGCAACCAGAGCCCCAACACGGGCTCTGTgcagagctccccgcgccgcgTGCGCTCGGAGACCATGTTCCTGGACCGGGCCGCGCCGCTGCTGCGGAGGATGAGGCACAGCCAGAGCCTGGCCTTCGAGAAGAGGCTGGCCCCGGAGCCCAAGCCCACCATCGAGCGCTTCCTCGAGGCCTA CCTGGGTAAAGCGCGGCCGGTCCTGTCCCAGCTCGGGGAGAGGTCAGGCCCTGCCGAGGGGCCGGCCGATCGCACGGGGCCCTGCGACGAGGAGCACACGGGTGCGGCCACGCCGGACCCGGACGAGGGCGCGGCCAGCGGGGGGTTTGTGGCCGTCAGCCCAATGCCCCCCCCGCAGTCCGGCTCCCAGGAGTGGGTGATGCTGGAGATGGAGTCCGGCAGCGGCTCCGCCTCGGCGGGGGCCAAGCCTGCGTtggagcccctccccctcggGGACAAGACCCCTGCCTCGCCATCGGCGGACCCTGGCGACGGACCGCCTCCCTCGGCCCCCAGCAGCCCCGTTCTGTCGCACATGAGCATGCCTGGCTCGTGGCTGATGGGCCACCGGAGGCTGGCGGGCATGACCGGCATGCTGGTGCAAATCCCCTCCGTCATGAATATGGGCCGGTCGCTGGACCAG TCCTCCAGCTGTGGGCCACAGTCTCCCGCGCAGGACCGAAGCGACGCCATCCCCCTGGAGGCGCCCTCTAGCAAGCTGGACGAGCCCTCAGAGGAGGTCCTCAAGGACCGAGAGCGGCTGGCCCCGGCCGCCAAGGGCCCCTGCGCCCAGCTGACCAACGAGCGCGACCCGGAGAGCGACTCGGGCCTGCCCGACCGCTCCTCGGAGCCCAACCAGCAGCTCCAGGCGGACGCGGGCGGCTGCGGGGCGCTGGAGAGCACCGCCGTCACGGTGTCGGcgtccccgccgccgccggcgcgCCCCCGGAGGGACTCGTCCTCCACCTCGCCGCGGCAGAGCCGGATCCCCGTGCGGGACCCCGCCTCCCCGACCCTGGACTCCCCCGGCCGAGCGGGGCCCCCCCCCACGGCGGCGGCCGAGCTGCGGCGCTGCCACCGCTGGAGCAGCCCCGTGCACGGCTCGCCCACGCACTCGCCCTCGCCGTCGCTGTCCTGCGACAACCTGCCCGGCGCCCTGCCGCGGGACCGGCCGCCGTCGGAGCGGGGCTCGCGCTGCGACTGGCAGGGGGAGGACCCCCTGTCGCTGTCGTCGTCCTCGGGCAGCAGGAGCAAGATCCCGCGGCCCGTGTGCACCTCGGTGCTGCCCGACCCGCTGGCCAAGGGCTTCCTGCCGCGGCCGCCGCCGGGGAAGCCGCCGGCCCGGCCCTCGGTCGACAGCAG ACGCAGGCGGTTCCGTGTGCGGGCCAGCAGCACCAGCGACGCCGACTTCCTGGCCAGCCTGACCCAGCTCATGCAGGACCGCGGCGGGGTGCTCTTCAGCCCGCCGCCGTACCCCCGCAACGCCGCCACCCTGCAGCgctccctcagctcctccccttctcgCCTGGACCCCCGGGACGGGAGCCCCTTCCTGGCCCGCAGCCGGTCCCCGTCGGGGTTCCCGGGGTCGCCCCCTCCCGCTGCGCAGCCCGCCCACGCGCAGGCTCACCGGGCGGCGGGCCAGTGCTCCAGGCAACGGGCCCTGAGCCACGAGGGTAAGGGCTGCGCCAAGGCAAGCCGGTGA
- the churc1 gene encoding protein Churchill — translation MCNGCVQKEYPDRGNTCLENGSFLMNYLGCVNCHQRDFVLISNKTMEDEDGEEIVTYDHVCKNCEHVVARHEYTFSVVDEYQEYTMLCMLCGKAEDSISVLPDDPRQSAPLF, via the exons ATGTGCAACGGTTGTGTGCAGAAGGAATACCCTGACAGG GGGAACACGTGTCTGGAGAATGGCTCCTTCCTGATGAATTATCTCGGCTGTGTGAACTGCCACCAGAGGGACTTCGTGTTAATCAGTAACAAGACCATGGAAGacgaggatggagaggagattGTAACATATGACC ATGTTTGCAAAAACTGTGAGCACGTTGTCGCCAGACATGAATACACGTTCTCCGTGGTGGACGAATATCAA GAATACACAATGTTGTGCATGCTATGTGGAAAGGCAGAGGACTCCATCAGCGTGCTTCCAGACGACCCCCGGCAGTCTGCCCCTCTCTTCTAG
- the ttbk2b gene encoding tau-tubulin kinase 2b isoform X1: MSGAGEQADILSVADVVRERWRVVKKIGGGGFGEIYEVLDQLSQVNVALKVESAQQPKQVLKMEVAVLKKLQGKDHVCRFVGCGRNDRFNYVVMELQGRNLADLRRTMTQGIFSVSTTLRLGRQILAAIESIHLVGFLHRDIKPSNFAMGRLASTCRCCYMLDFGLARQFTNSNQEVRPPRPVAGFRGTVRYASVNAHKNKEMGRHDDLWSLFYMLVEFMVGQLPWRKVKDKEQVGNLKETYDHHLMLKHLPSEFSIFLEHVLTLDYFTKPDYQLLMSVFENAMKSHNVLENDPYDWEKCDSNSLLTTASTANTVQLTRLTPAYMGMANASMLPGEHQKENTEDVLQGERLSDADNCPPIPAHHHPPQGGDVWEEMDRNRNHKHSQPAIRKVVSEDEHSQNQGNQSPNTGSVQSSPRRVRSETMFLDRAAPLLRRMRHSQSLAFEKRLAPEPKPTIERFLEAYLGKARPVLSQLGERSGPAEGPADRTGPCDEEHTGAATPDPDEGAASGGFVAVSPMPPPQSGSQEWVMLEMESGSGSASAGAKPALEPLPLGDKTPASPSADPGDGPPPSAPSSPVLSHMSMPGSWLMGHRRLAGMTGMLVQIPSVMNMGRSLDQSSSCGPQSPAQDRSDAIPLEAPSSKLDEPSEEVLKDRERLAPAAKGPCAQLTNERDPESDSGLPDRSSEPNQQLQADAGGCGALESTAVTVSASPPPPARPRRDSSSTSPRQSRIPVRDPASPTLDSPGRAGPPPTAAAELRRCHRWSSPVHGSPTHSPSPSLSCDNLPGALPRDRPPSERGSRCDWQGEDPLSLSSSSGSRSKIPRPVCTSVLPDPLAKGFLPRPPPGKPPARPSVDSRYELNRYGYRFSSSSSPCHDLRPWWERLCSVRCAPMLPRRRRFRVRASSTSDADFLASLTQLMQDRGGVLFSPPPYPRNAATLQRSLSSSPSRLDPRDGSPFLARSRSPSGFPGSPPPAAQPAHAQAHRAAGQCSRQRALSHEGKGCAKASR, from the exons ATGAGTGGGGCTGGGGAGCAGGCGGACATCCTGTCAGTGGCAGACGTAGTGAGGGAAAGATGGAGAGTG GTGAAAAAGATAGGGGGAGGCGGATTTGGCGAGATCTACGAGGTCTTGGATCAGTTAAGCCAGGTCAATGTGGCGTTGAAGGTGGAGTCCGCCCAGCAACCCAAACAGGTTCTAAAGATGGAGGTGGCGGTGCTGAAAAAGCTGCAGG GTAAAGACCACGTGTGCCGCTTTGTGGGATGTGGCCGAAATGATCGCTTCAACTACGTGGTCATGGAACTCCAG GGGAGGAATCTGGCCGACCTGCGCAGAACCATGACCCAGGGGatcttctctgtctccaccACGCTGAGGCTGGGCAGACAGATCCTGGCGGCCATCGAGAGCATCCACCTGGTGGGCTTCCTGCACCGCGACATCAAGCCG TCTAACTTTGCAATGGGGCGGCTGGCGAGCACGTGCCGATGCTGCTACATGCTAGACTTTGGCCTGGCTCGGCAGTTCACCAACTCCAACCAAGAAGTCCGCCCC CCTCGTCCTGTGGCAGGGTTCCGCGGTACGGTGCGATATGCCTCCGTCAACGCCCATAAAAACAAG GAAATGGGTCGTCATGACGACCTCTGGTCCCTGTTCTACATGCTGGTGGAGTTCATGGTGGGCCAGCTGCCCTGGAGAAAGGTCAAAGACAAA GAACAAGTGGGGAACCTCAAAGAGACGTACGACCATCACCTCATGCTCAAACACCTCCCCTCAGAGTTCAGTATCTTCCTGGAGCACGTCTTGACCCTGGACTACTTCACTAAGCCAGACTACCAG CTCCTGATGTCGGTGTTCGAGAACGCCATGAAGAGCCACAACGTGCTGGAGAATGACCCGTACGACTGGGAGAAGTGTGACTCCAACAGCCTGCTGACCACGGCATCAACGGCCAACACCGTCCAGCTGACCCGCCTCACGCCCGCCTACATGGG CATGGCCAACGCGTCCATGTTGCCGGGCGAGCATCAGAAGGAGAACACGGAGGACGTTCTGCAGGGCGAGCGGCTCAGTGACGCCGACAActgcccccccatccccgcgcaccaccaccccccccagggGGGCGACGTCTGGGAGGAGATGGACCGCAACCGGAACCACAAGCACTCCCAGCCAGCCATCCGCAAG GTGGTGAGCGAGGACGAGCACAGTCAGAACCAGGGCAACCAGAGCCCCAACACGGGCTCTGTgcagagctccccgcgccgcgTGCGCTCGGAGACCATGTTCCTGGACCGGGCCGCGCCGCTGCTGCGGAGGATGAGGCACAGCCAGAGCCTGGCCTTCGAGAAGAGGCTGGCCCCGGAGCCCAAGCCCACCATCGAGCGCTTCCTCGAGGCCTA CCTGGGTAAAGCGCGGCCGGTCCTGTCCCAGCTCGGGGAGAGGTCAGGCCCTGCCGAGGGGCCGGCCGATCGCACGGGGCCCTGCGACGAGGAGCACACGGGTGCGGCCACGCCGGACCCGGACGAGGGCGCGGCCAGCGGGGGGTTTGTGGCCGTCAGCCCAATGCCCCCCCCGCAGTCCGGCTCCCAGGAGTGGGTGATGCTGGAGATGGAGTCCGGCAGCGGCTCCGCCTCGGCGGGGGCCAAGCCTGCGTtggagcccctccccctcggGGACAAGACCCCTGCCTCGCCATCGGCGGACCCTGGCGACGGACCGCCTCCCTCGGCCCCCAGCAGCCCCGTTCTGTCGCACATGAGCATGCCTGGCTCGTGGCTGATGGGCCACCGGAGGCTGGCGGGCATGACCGGCATGCTGGTGCAAATCCCCTCCGTCATGAATATGGGCCGGTCGCTGGACCAG TCCTCCAGCTGTGGGCCACAGTCTCCCGCGCAGGACCGAAGCGACGCCATCCCCCTGGAGGCGCCCTCTAGCAAGCTGGACGAGCCCTCAGAGGAGGTCCTCAAGGACCGAGAGCGGCTGGCCCCGGCCGCCAAGGGCCCCTGCGCCCAGCTGACCAACGAGCGCGACCCGGAGAGCGACTCGGGCCTGCCCGACCGCTCCTCGGAGCCCAACCAGCAGCTCCAGGCGGACGCGGGCGGCTGCGGGGCGCTGGAGAGCACCGCCGTCACGGTGTCGGcgtccccgccgccgccggcgcgCCCCCGGAGGGACTCGTCCTCCACCTCGCCGCGGCAGAGCCGGATCCCCGTGCGGGACCCCGCCTCCCCGACCCTGGACTCCCCCGGCCGAGCGGGGCCCCCCCCCACGGCGGCGGCCGAGCTGCGGCGCTGCCACCGCTGGAGCAGCCCCGTGCACGGCTCGCCCACGCACTCGCCCTCGCCGTCGCTGTCCTGCGACAACCTGCCCGGCGCCCTGCCGCGGGACCGGCCGCCGTCGGAGCGGGGCTCGCGCTGCGACTGGCAGGGGGAGGACCCCCTGTCGCTGTCGTCGTCCTCGGGCAGCAGGAGCAAGATCCCGCGGCCCGTGTGCACCTCGGTGCTGCCCGACCCGCTGGCCAAGGGCTTCCTGCCGCGGCCGCCGCCGGGGAAGCCGCCGGCCCGGCCCTCGGTCGACAGCAGGTATGAGCTGAATAGGTACGGGTATCGcttttcttcctcttcgtctCCTTGCCATGATTTAAGGCCGTGGTGGGAGCGGCTTTGTTCAGTGCGTTGTGCCCCGATGCTCCCCAGACGCAGGCGGTTCCGTGTGCGGGCCAGCAGCACCAGCGACGCCGACTTCCTGGCCAGCCTGACCCAGCTCATGCAGGACCGCGGCGGGGTGCTCTTCAGCCCGCCGCCGTACCCCCGCAACGCCGCCACCCTGCAGCgctccctcagctcctccccttctcgCCTGGACCCCCGGGACGGGAGCCCCTTCCTGGCCCGCAGCCGGTCCCCGTCGGGGTTCCCGGGGTCGCCCCCTCCCGCTGCGCAGCCCGCCCACGCGCAGGCTCACCGGGCGGCGGGCCAGTGCTCCAGGCAACGGGCCCTGAGCCACGAGGGTAAGGGCTGCGCCAAGGCAAGCCGGTGA